CGGCACCTCCACCGCAACACCCGCGCGATATCGATCACTCTCAACATTTTCGACGGCAGCCCTGTTCGCTGTCTGCAAATGCACGCCAACGGTGCCGACCGGCGTCTCGATATGATGTCGCCCCAGATCAAGACGGCCCAGATGATGCAGACTCGCGGCCGCCCCAATGGTGGCGTGACCACACATGCCCAGAGGCCCAATCGGATTGAAGTAAATCACCGCTGCCGCGGCGATCGGATCGGTGGGCGGTACCAATAAGGCACCCACCATAGCGTCGTGACCGCGCGGCTCGGACAGCACCGCACTGCAGAAATCGCGGTGATCGCGAAACAGCCGGTGCGCCCGGTCCGTCAGCGATCCGTCGCCGAGGTCCGGCCCGCCAGACAGGATCAGGCGGGTCGGTTCTCCGCCGGTATGGCTGTCGATTACGCGCATAGGGCGGCAATGTCGGGCTGCTGGCTCCAATCCGCATACCAGCTGCGAAACAGCGCGTATTGTGCCTCGACATAGGCCTGCTGGCTGGCGCTCAATCGGTCACTTTCGTTGAAGTGCAGGCGGTATTCGCCATCCCCATTCAGCACCATCAAATGCTTATAGTACAGGACCAAATCCGCGCCCTCATCAAAGGAAGAGAGAACCGCCAGCGCTGCTTCCAGCTCCAGGGCCTGACGCCGTGCGGTGGCGTTCCCTTTCGCTGCGAGTTGGCAAAGGGCGACAAGATGCAGAACCTCATCCGGCAGCGCATTCCCGATACCCGTGATCGCGCCCCCGGCCCCACAATTGACGTAGCCGTGGAATACAGTGGTATCGACACCAATCATCAGGGTGACGCTGCTGTCCTGGGAGGTAATGTTTTCGGCCGCATAACGCAGATCATCAGCGCCACCGAACTCCTTGAACCCGATCAAATTTGGATGATCCTGACGCAGATCAAAAAACAGATCCGCCCGGGTGGCGAACCCATAGTAGGGGCTGTTGTAGATCACCGCCGGCAGCGTTGGCGCAGCAGACAGCACAGCGGCAAAGTGGTCGCGTTGTGCGGCCACCGAGCTGCCTCGTGACAAGACGCGCGGGATCACCATAAGACCGGCGGCCCCGACTTCAGCAGCATGGGCGGCATGGGCTGCGGCCTGTGTGGTGTTGACAGCACCAGTGCCGACAATCGTCGGAACGCCAGCCGCAACCAGGCGGGCCACCCCCTCCATCCGCTCAGCATCGCTGATCAGTGGCCAATCACCCATGGAGCCACAGTAGACCACTGCGGACATGCCTTTGGCGATCAGCTCCTGCCCCTTTTTCACCAGCCCATCAAAATCCGGGCGCCGGTCGGCAGTACACGGAGTCATCAGGGCCGGAATGCAGCCGGAAAATACAGGGTTTGTCATGATTGGATCCTCTCCAATGGATTTGAACCCGAGCCCGAAAGGGGTGCCCGGCGCTGATGGGATCTTCATAATGCATATTGGATCCAATATTCAATATCTGATTTATGCCTACTTCCCCCACGACCATGATCAGGGATATAACGGCGACAGGGAGCGCAGATATGAAGTTGAAATCCGTAGATATATCCAAGACCGCCTCCGCCTCGGCGATTGTTTTCGACGCCCTGCGCAAGGCCATCATCGAGGGCGACCTGAAGGAAGGCGAACCGCTGCGGCAGGATGAAATCGCCCAGATGTTCAACACCAGCAGAATCCCCGTACGCGAAGCAATTTCGCGGCTGGAAGAACAGGGGCTGGTGAAAACCCAGCGCTATAAAGGCGCCGTGGTCTCTGGGCTCTCAGCCCAGGAAGCCCAGGAGATTTTCGATTTCCGGGCTGTGTTGGAATCTGAGGTTATCCGCCGCGCGGTACCGCGCATGTCACCCACAGCTATTTCCAGCGCGAAAGCGTGTCTGGAGGCGTTCTCGCAATCCGAAGACCCGATGACCTGGGGTGATCTGAATCGCGACTTCCACTCCACGCTCTACCGGGAGAGTGGGTTGCAGTATCATATGGATGTGATCGACAATGCGATGGACCGCGTCGACAGTTATCTGCGTGCGCAATTGGTGCTGTCCAACGGCAACGAACGGGCCAATGCCGAGCACCTCGCGATCTGGGACGCCTGCGTTGCCGGAGACGCTGACCTTGCAGCGGCGCTCACACGCGACCACATTACCGGCGCTTGCAAAACTTTGTTGGACACGCTGAAGGACCTCGGATGAGGGTTTTAAACGATGCTCTGGTGGAGTTTAGACGGTTTTGAGCGCTTTCTTGAGACGGCGGCGTTCGGATAGGGCAAATCCCAGCACCCATGAGGGGTGTTTCAAGGCTGAGATCCCGAGCTTTCGAAGTCCACCTTCCAGATAGCATCGGCGCAATTGTCGCTCCTCCAGTCGGCGACGCATGGCCTTCACAATTGGATCCTCTTCACCAAGACCGAAAACCTGCGCATCTGCAAGCCGCTGTCGCAGAAGGAAAATCTCTCGACCGACCTCAATCAGACGCTTGTTTCGAAAAGCTGCTGCATCCGCAATGCGACGAGCTGTGCTGGTCTGCCCCATACCGACCCGATAGATAATAAGTTCCTCGTCGATGAATGCCACCCTGCCCTCAAGCGCCGCACGAAAACCAAGAACAAGATCCTCGTAGCAATCTGCAAACTGAATAGGACCATACTTGCGAAAAAGATCTTTGTGCCATGCGCAGGTTGCACCGAGGAACAATTGCATGGAGCAAGCGGCGGACATCGCATCGGTTCGGGTATAGAAGGTGGCTTTAGCATAGGTTTTCGGCATCGGTTTGCCGTCCAATGTCTCTACCTGACCATGTGAGAAGGACAGAAGCGGATCGTCTCGCTCAAAGACCTCAATGGTACGCGCAATGCGACCTGGCAGAGAGATATCGTCACCAGAGGCCGCAATGATCACGTCGCCGGAACTAAGCTCAAAACACCGTTCGATATGTTTGTTCACGCCCAAATTCTGCGGATTTTTGTTCAATACAACGGAATGTGGACCCGTGTAGTCGGCAACCAGAGTCTCCATAACTTCAAAAGTGTCATCCTGTGAGCAATCGTCCGACAGAAGAATCTCGATCGGGTCGCTGTCCTGCGCAAGAACCGCCTCAACCGCCTCTTTCACATAGTCCTGCTGATTGTAGGTAAGAAGCACAACTGAATAGCGGTATTTTTTCATTTCACCCAATCCCACCTGCACCCTCGCGCAGAAAATCCATTGCTTTTGCCGCTGCCTCCCACGCCGGGGTCCTGGCCATACGCATTCTATTTGCGATGTGCCGGTGACACCAACCTGAGAGCCGAAGCTGCACCCAATCAATAGAACAGTTCGCTCCGCGGGGCCATGGCCGACGACGGTTGCCAGCCGCGCCTGCCTCCTCTCTCAGCTGTGAGGTGGGCGGCATGGTCCGGAATGGGTGAACGGCGTCCTGCGCAAGGAGAGCCTTTGCCTGAGCAAAGCCTCGCAGCTCATCTGCGATATGTCCAATTCGATTGATCAGGGGCGACAATATGATAGACAACTGAGCCAATAGATCAGACCGGATCGCACTCTTGTGGTGAGCAATCCGACGCCTGTTCCGATCAGCTGCGACAAGCGGGTCGATGTCACAATACCGGAGTACGGATTTGCCCCTCAGCGACTGCAAATTTATCGACTTGCCCAAGATCGAAGATGCCCGCGGCAACCTGACATTTGTCGAAGGGATGAACCACATCCCGTTTGATATCAAACGGGTCTACTACCTTTATGATGTGCCCGGCGGATCTGATCGCGGCGCCCATGCCCATAAGGGTCTGCACCAGTTCATGATTGCGATGTCGGGCAGCTTTGATGTGGTTCTGGATGACGGGGTCAATGAAAAACGCTTCCATCTCAATCGCTCCTATTTCGGCATTTATATCTGCCCGATGATGTGGCGCTATCTCGACAACTTTTCGTCGGGCGCGGTCTGTATGGTCATGGCCTCCGCCCCCTATGACGAAGCAGATTATATCCGCGACTACGGCGAATTCCGCGAAGCGGTCGGGGTCAAGTGATGCAGGTTCCCTTTCTCGACCTGAAGGCCGCGTATGATGAGCTCGCAGAGCATAGTGAACCGAAGATGCTGGAGAGCCTGCGATCTGGCTGGTACATTCTCGGCCCTGAGGTCTCCCAGTTTGAGCAGGATTTTGCCCGCTACTGCGAAGTCTCACACGCACTTGGCGTGGCCAATGGGCTGGACGCCCTGAGGCTCGCATTGGTGGCGCTGGACATCGGACCGGGTGACCGCGTCCTCGTCCCCTCCAACACGTATATCGCCACCTGGCTCGCGGTCTCTCAATGTGGCGCAATCCCGGTTCCGGTGGAGCCTGACCCGGCTAGCCACAATATCACCGCGGACGGCATTCGGGCTGCCATGGCCCCCGGCATCAAGGCCGTCATACCCGTCCACTTATACGGGCAACCTGCGGATATGACCGCCATTATGGCGGCCGCGCGCGATCTTGGGCTAAAGGTCATCGAAGATGCCGCCCAGGCGCATGGGTCATGCTGGGATGGACGCCGCATCGGCGGTGCCGGTGATATCGTCTGCTGGAGCTTTTATCCGGGCAAGAATCTCGGCGCGCTGGGGGATGGCGGTGCGGTCACCACCAATTGCGACACCCTGGCAGAGCGGCTGATGCTGCTGCGGAATTACGGCTCGCGGGAGAAATACCGCAATGAGGTCGCAGGCTTCAACAGCCGCCTCGATCCGGTTCAGGCCGCCTTCCTGTCGGTCAAACTTGCGGTGCTGGATGACTGGAATACGAGACGCGGTGCGATTGCAGCCCGCTATCTGTCAGAGCTGGATGGGCTGGATCTGACCCTGCCGCATGTCGCCGCAAAGGCGGATCCGGTCTGGCATCTGTTCGTGGTGCGTCATCCAGAGCGCGACCGGCTGGCCGCCGATCTGGCGAAGGTCGGCATTCAGACGCTGGTGCACTACCCCATCCCGCCGCATGCTCAGGCAGCCTACCACGATATGGGCCTGACAGATGAGGCGCTGCCGCTGGCGACCACCCTGGCACGGGAAGTGCTCAGCCTGCCGATCGGCCCGCATCTGAGCACTGCGCAGATCGACCATGTGATCAAGAGCCTCAGACAGCTGGTCTGATCATTCCCCCTTGAGCGCTGTCAGGGAGTGATCGGCAGGAAATCATTGTCGAGATGCTCGACCACCTCCACACTCGGAGGCTGGCGCAGCAGCTTGGCATATTTGTATTTGAACGCACCACTGGACAGGGCAACAATCTGCTGCGCAACCCAAGCAGGTTCCAGCATGGTCGACGTATCCGTGTCGCTCCCCGCCCAGAACTTCGTTTGGATACCGGACGGCGCAACAACCAGCGCCTTGCCGATCCCGTCGCCCCGGACCAGCGCTGCGCCCAGCATACCAAAGCCAGCCTTGGTCGCGCAGTAAGCGGGCATTTCGGGCTGCGGTTTATATTGCGAGCTGGAGGTCACCAACATCAGCTTGAGCGGGCCCGATGCCTGACGAACAAGGCGCTGGATCAACATCATTGGCGCAAGCAGCCCGACATTCGTCATCTGCAAAAGCGCCGCATCCTCCAGCATAGCAATTGATCCGCGCTGCAAAAAACCGGCGCAGTAGATCAGAGTCTGCACGCCCCCGACCCGTGTGACCAGTTCGTTAAGCTGAGCAGTCAGGCCTGCAACATCATCAGTGATCGATAGCGCGTGAAACTGCACGCCAGCGCAACCCGGATCAATCCGGCCGGTGATCGTGACGCGATGCCCCTCGCAAGCATAGTGTCGCGCCAATTCGAGGCCAACCCCCGAGGAGCCCCCAACAATCAGAATGTTCTTTTTCAAAGTGACCTCTTACCACCACCTGCAAGTCACGAATAGCGCTCAGCAAACGCAACAACAACAGCCCGATCACGCATACCTCGGGGTGCGGCTAGTACCTATTCATAGCTGTATACAAATGTTTGGGTGGCGGAGACGAAGGGATTCGAACCCTCGAGACCCTTCCGGGCCTACTCCCTTAGCAGGGGAGCGCCTTCGACCACTCGGCCACGTCTCCGCTGACCCGTATATTTGCCAGAGCTTAGAGAAACAAGGCGTTTTTTCAAATTTTTGCCGCGTCAGAAAAACAGGGGGATTTCCACGGTTTTTCGGGAATTTTTACGGAACTGCACGTAACTCGCCTGCAGAACACATGCAGCCGTGTTCGCATGATGCTCACGGCAACCGGCCTGAAATTATTCCCCTCTGCTCCAGCTGTAATGACAGCTGCCAAGGCGAGCGCTGCTGTGGAAGAAGCGCTCGCGATCCTCAACACCGCGTTGGTGGGCATCGGCAAGCGCAGTGATCTCATCACGCTTCACCTTGGCTCTACTACCACATGCAAGATCGGATGCTGTTTTCGCTGAGAGGCCACGTGAGATCTCACGTCGTTGCAGCATATTCGGACTGGACAGTGCCAACCTTCCTCAGGCCAATTCCTATTTGCCCAATCAGCCCAAAACAGACATCTTTACCAAGCGCAGCGCGCACTCCGTTACGGACGCGAAAGATCCGCCCAAACTTCCCGATAGCGGACCTTCAGGCTTGCTCCTCTGGCCAGTACAATGCTGCAAGCGGCGCAGATGTCTTCGAAGCGTAGAATAGCGGTCCGCCTTTCGGCCTAGAAACACAGCCTGTGACCGCTGCAATGCCGCGTGAAAAGCGGTCATTGATGAGAGGTGAGGCGCGATCTGGAGATAGGAGGGCAGCAGTGCGGTCAAGTGGGTCGCAGTCCCAGTGCTCTGATAAAGGGCTTTGTTGCACAAATCGGGGTTTGAGCAGACTTCGCCCTTGTCCAGACGGACTTATCCTAGGGACTCTTTGAGGGGTAGGCCAAGAGCGGTGTAGCGGTTCAGCACAGCGATCCGGATCTGGAGTTCAGCCCCTGAAGGACTTGCTGGGAAAGAACTGACGACACCGAACATGCGACGGGCTGCAGCACGCAAAGCGATGCGGGATCATGACACCTAGCAACATCGGGCATGCAGGCTTGTTGGTGTCGATCCCAAGACCGACCGGCGTGACAAACCGCCAGATAATCCTGAAGTTGGCAAAGAGATGAAGGCGATTGCCAATAAACGCCACCGGTTTGGTTGTCGGCGGATTGGTGTGATGCTGGAACGCAAAGACATGACCATGAATCACAAAAAGCTGTATCGCCTGTACACAGAAGAAAAGCTGGGCGTCAGGCGACAAAGGGGGCGAAAACGGGCGCGTGGATCACGCTCACCGATGCCAATGGCGTGACGGCCTGGCCCGCGCTGGTCACTAGATTTGCTGTCAGACATGTTTGGTACGTCGCGCAAGCTCCG
The nucleotide sequence above comes from Phaeobacter inhibens DSM 16374. Encoded proteins:
- a CDS encoding dihydrodipicolinate synthase family protein, yielding MTNPVFSGCIPALMTPCTADRRPDFDGLVKKGQELIAKGMSAVVYCGSMGDWPLISDAERMEGVARLVAAGVPTIVGTGAVNTTQAAAHAAHAAEVGAAGLMVIPRVLSRGSSVAAQRDHFAAVLSAAPTLPAVIYNSPYYGFATRADLFFDLRQDHPNLIGFKEFGGADDLRYAAENITSQDSSVTLMIGVDTTVFHGYVNCGAGGAITGIGNALPDEVLHLVALCQLAAKGNATARRQALELEAALAVLSSFDEGADLVLYYKHLMVLNGDGEYRLHFNESDRLSASQQAYVEAQYALFRSWYADWSQQPDIAALCA
- a CDS encoding GntR family transcriptional regulator; the protein is MKLKSVDISKTASASAIVFDALRKAIIEGDLKEGEPLRQDEIAQMFNTSRIPVREAISRLEEQGLVKTQRYKGAVVSGLSAQEAQEIFDFRAVLESEVIRRAVPRMSPTAISSAKACLEAFSQSEDPMTWGDLNRDFHSTLYRESGLQYHMDVIDNAMDRVDSYLRAQLVLSNGNERANAEHLAIWDACVAGDADLAAALTRDHITGACKTLLDTLKDLG
- a CDS encoding glycosyltransferase, which produces MKKYRYSVVLLTYNQQDYVKEAVEAVLAQDSDPIEILLSDDCSQDDTFEVMETLVADYTGPHSVVLNKNPQNLGVNKHIERCFELSSGDVIIAASGDDISLPGRIARTIEVFERDDPLLSFSHGQVETLDGKPMPKTYAKATFYTRTDAMSAACSMQLFLGATCAWHKDLFRKYGPIQFADCYEDLVLGFRAALEGRVAFIDEELIIYRVGMGQTSTARRIADAAAFRNKRLIEVGREIFLLRQRLADAQVFGLGEEDPIVKAMRRRLEERQLRRCYLEGGLRKLGISALKHPSWVLGFALSERRRLKKALKTV
- a CDS encoding sugar 3,4-ketoisomerase; the encoded protein is MSQYRSTDLPLSDCKFIDLPKIEDARGNLTFVEGMNHIPFDIKRVYYLYDVPGGSDRGAHAHKGLHQFMIAMSGSFDVVLDDGVNEKRFHLNRSYFGIYICPMMWRYLDNFSSGAVCMVMASAPYDEADYIRDYGEFREAVGVK
- a CDS encoding DegT/DnrJ/EryC1/StrS family aminotransferase; the protein is MQVPFLDLKAAYDELAEHSEPKMLESLRSGWYILGPEVSQFEQDFARYCEVSHALGVANGLDALRLALVALDIGPGDRVLVPSNTYIATWLAVSQCGAIPVPVEPDPASHNITADGIRAAMAPGIKAVIPVHLYGQPADMTAIMAAARDLGLKVIEDAAQAHGSCWDGRRIGGAGDIVCWSFYPGKNLGALGDGGAVTTNCDTLAERLMLLRNYGSREKYRNEVAGFNSRLDPVQAAFLSVKLAVLDDWNTRRGAIAARYLSELDGLDLTLPHVAAKADPVWHLFVVRHPERDRLAADLAKVGIQTLVHYPIPPHAQAAYHDMGLTDEALPLATTLAREVLSLPIGPHLSTAQIDHVIKSLRQLV
- a CDS encoding SDR family NAD(P)-dependent oxidoreductase, with the protein product MKKNILIVGGSSGVGLELARHYACEGHRVTITGRIDPGCAGVQFHALSITDDVAGLTAQLNELVTRVGGVQTLIYCAGFLQRGSIAMLEDAALLQMTNVGLLAPMMLIQRLVRQASGPLKLMLVTSSSQYKPQPEMPAYCATKAGFGMLGAALVRGDGIGKALVVAPSGIQTKFWAGSDTDTSTMLEPAWVAQQIVALSSGAFKYKYAKLLRQPPSVEVVEHLDNDFLPITP